In a single window of the Microbacterium sp. SL75 genome:
- a CDS encoding helix-turn-helix transcriptional regulator produces the protein MTSRAALESALSNIDVHPGRAWRRSLSMGESTTLAQGESAIVYVRSGELTGLSAARAGCSVNAPSGAATAVEGGRTLLTGDAFISLGCHSLELASQSGAEVTVVPLEVVPTVHTRALPPVVFVSGFARAEPAAAGLAAHLGIPTPGAALDRQGDETICKLMVTTVLLSALRAWAASEHETSWPPRTADPFLARVAAAVDDDPGKEWTIDQLAALGAMSRSVFAARFREVFGTSPASYVTAVRMRRAEDLLDAGTPVSETSRALGYASDEGFRRAFRRHTGVAPSAWRSGRRSLTP, from the coding sequence ATGACCTCGCGTGCCGCGCTCGAGAGCGCTCTGTCGAACATCGACGTGCACCCCGGTCGTGCGTGGCGGCGGTCGTTGTCGATGGGCGAGAGCACGACGCTGGCGCAGGGCGAATCCGCGATCGTCTACGTGCGCTCCGGCGAGCTCACCGGCCTCAGCGCCGCGCGAGCGGGATGCTCGGTCAACGCGCCCTCCGGGGCGGCGACCGCGGTGGAGGGCGGACGTACGCTGCTCACGGGAGACGCCTTCATCTCGCTCGGATGCCACTCGCTCGAGCTGGCTTCGCAGTCCGGCGCCGAGGTGACCGTCGTTCCGCTCGAGGTGGTTCCGACGGTGCACACCCGCGCCCTACCGCCGGTCGTCTTCGTCAGCGGCTTCGCGCGCGCAGAACCCGCGGCTGCCGGCCTCGCCGCCCACCTGGGCATTCCCACCCCCGGTGCCGCGCTCGACCGCCAGGGCGACGAGACCATCTGCAAGCTCATGGTGACCACGGTGCTGTTGTCGGCGCTGCGTGCGTGGGCCGCGTCAGAGCACGAGACCTCGTGGCCGCCGCGCACCGCCGACCCGTTCCTCGCCCGTGTCGCGGCCGCCGTCGACGACGACCCCGGAAAGGAGTGGACGATCGATCAGCTCGCGGCCCTCGGCGCGATGTCGCGGTCGGTGTTCGCCGCCCGCTTCCGGGAGGTGTTCGGCACTTCACCCGCGTCGTATGTGACGGCGGTGCGGATGCGCCGAGCCGAAGACCTCCTCGACGCGGGGACGCCCGTCTCCGAGACCTCGCGCGCCCTGGGGTACGCCTCGGACGAGGGGTTCCGCCGCGCCTTCCGCCGTCACACCGGCGTGGCCCCGTCGGCCTGGCGCAGCGGTCGGCGCTCGCTGACGCCCTGA